From Carcharodon carcharias isolate sCarCar2 chromosome 21, sCarCar2.pri, whole genome shotgun sequence:
TGGGATATGTCAATATTATCAGGATATTACCCCGTTGATGGCAATTTACTAGATTGTTTGCAACATCCTTAAAAATCATCTGCAGGACTACACCCCTCTTTCTACCTCTGAAATTGTTCCACTAACGGAGCACGAGTGctgactgctcaccctcccgCATCAGCGTGCTCAGCAGGGTCCCAGTGATCTGCCTCACCTTGGCACTAGGGTCAGAACATTTACGTGAATGATCACTGCCCCGGTTATATTGAGTCAAATGTGCATTATTTGTTTGAATGTTACCCCTTGCTCTCAAAGGGTTTCTTCTTGTAGATGAAAGTTGGTCACTGAGATTGACGAATGGGGGAAGCCGCTGTGATGGACGGGTGGAAATTTACCACAATGGCCGCTGGGGCAGAGTACAGGACAGCCTCTGGGACCTCAATGATGCTACCGTGGTCTGCAAGCAACTAGGATGTGGTGTCGCAATGGCCGCTTATATCTTCTCAAAttatggagagagtgaagtgcctgtgtgggtgaatgatgtTCAGTGTGGAGGAAACGAATTGCATCTCCGCAACTGCAGGGCATTTGCAATGAACTCTTCTCTCAATGAAAGTGTCGGCGTCGGGGTTCTGTGTTCAGGTGAATAAATAGTTCAATTTTACCGGAACATAAATAGAAATATCTAATAAGGAGGGAGGTGTGAATATACGTCACTTGTTCCTCGAGTTCTTTTAAGCTAACTGCTTAGCACTGGAGGGCTAACGTGGAGAGAGTGGGCACGCACAGAACTGATCAACAAGCAGGACAAGCATTTTAGCTGTGCATTTATTAACGACGGAATTCTAAATTTTCTCTCAAACAGGAAATTCTGACAGCACTTCTGTTAGcgcgggggcggggggagttgtgagggggaggggcggtggtgtTGGGAGGGGCCTTATAGCTTGGTGCGAAATTGTGTGTTAATTTAACAACGTTTTCATAGAATTGTCGTTCACATACTCGTCAGAGCGACAGGCCGCTCATGGGATTTCTGCATTATTCAATCCATGAAAAAACGATGCACTTACAGGCCTTTCAGCAGCAGAAGGCTGAGCCTCTATGAAATGTCTTTCTTAAAAGTCAACTTGGTTTCTTTTTCCACTGAAGCTGCCAGATCCCCTGAGGAattgcagcattttttttttcaatataatCAAAATAAAATAGCGAGATAATCAGAAATCGACTGAAATAACTTTTCGAGATGCGTGCAGGGGAAAGAAAAAAGCTGTGTACAATTGATGTTCATAAGTAGTTTCGGTGGAACGATGAATACGAAAAAGTTCAATTGAGGTTGAAACAGGGCACACAGCATTGAGCACACAATACGTGAACTGGAAGCCAAAATATCGATGGAGACAGGTGTAGCAATATTTGAAATCTTTGTGCACTCCACATTATAAATTTCAAGTAATTAGAGATACATGGTTTCAACTATAGAAACAGTTACCTGTCATAGTCAAATGATTTTTTCTATTACTTttgctggacaatatccaataGTTTCAATTTGTGTTATGACATAAATGCGTAATCGAATCCTCTTAACAAAGATTGTCTTTTTTGGATCAGAACACAAACAGTTGAGGCTGTCAGACGGTGGAAGCCCATGTGCAGGCCGAGTGGAGATTTATTACAACGGGACCTGGGGCTCAGTTTGTGATGATTCCTGGGATCTGACAGACGCTGATGTCGTTTGCAAACAGCTGCATTGCGGAAAGGCTTTGGACATGACACTTCCTGCCTCTTGGGGACCAGGCTCAGGTCCAGTTTGGTTGGAAGGCTTGGAGTGTTCAGGGGAGGAATCGTATCTCTGGCAATGTCCCTCTGAATATTGGGGTGCCCACGACTGTTCTCATAAAGAAGATGTGAAGATCATGTGCTCTGGTAAGGGTGACCTAAATGCACTTATTTCCTTTATACGAGAAGATTCAGACAGATGGTATTTTACTGAATGGCCCAGAAACTGTACATTAACTGCTCATTCTGCTCAATGCGTCTGACTGCTGCTTATTCTGCTCATAATCTTACATCATTTCATTTGGCCTGAGCTGTATTGCACTCTGTGTTTTCCCCTCGTGCCTTTATCAAACGTCACATTCAAGGCATCACCACAATTCGCCCCACTAAAAGTATATGTTCCATGTTCTACATTCTCCTTCTATCTGGGTAATAGAAAGTAAAACAGAAAAGCTCCTAAATCCCAAATTGTTTGGCTCTTGTGTTTCTTTGTCCGAAAAAAAATCACGACTTTATTCTAATCAGCATTGAAATAATTTCAGCATTGACACGCCTATCCTGCTGACTCTGACCGTCTTCCTGCAGTTAATGGAGCCTGTCTTGGTATTAACTGCAAACCGTAGTGCATTTTGAACATTTACTTCAATTCCAAATACCAAATGTAATATGTTAATCTGAAACAGATGTGAGCCCTAGCAATAATCCATGTGCACAGCACGCCCCAACTTCTGCTATTTTATATGAAATCCTGCGTTGTTGCTTGTTGGCTCTTCTTTTATTAATGTGCCGATAATTTAATTTCCCTGATCTCAGCCTTAATGCAGCTGTTTGAAAACGTTTTCAAAGTTATTGTTTTCAAAATCCATGTGGATTACATGGACATTATTATCTCCACATAATCTTTCTGAAACTTCTTCAAGTAATTCAATGAATTGGAAGATCTATAGTTCGCTCTTTTGAAATCTGTGTTGATTATCTTTGATTATATAATTGGATTGTACATGTATCACTGTTAGATTTCTGGAATAATTATCTCTATTCAGTGAACACCTCTGGCACAGCATGGGTTGAGGGGGCACTGTTGACTTGATTCGATTTATCACTGGAAACATCTGGAGATTTCTTATGTCGTTGATAGAACACAAGGAGCTGCGGCTGGTGAATGGAAAGCATCGCTGTGAGGGGAGAATTGAAGTGTTCTACAATGGAACCTGGGGAACAGTGTGCTCAGAAACACTGGATCGCCAAGATGCTGAGGTGATCTGTAAACAGTTACAGTGCGGCCCTCTCGCTTCTATTGAGTATAGCGCTAGGACATTCGGAGAAGGTTCAGGACGTATTTGGCTCGATGAAATAGAATGTATTTCACATGAGTCGACCATTTGGCAGTGTCAGACAGACCCGTGGGGACAACACAACTGTAATCACAAAGAAGATGCAGGCGTTTCATGTTCAGGTAACAAAACAAACCTTCCAATGTGCGAGTTTTATTTCATTCATTGATGTCCAAATGAGTCAGCACGTTTCCTTCCTCAACAGGAAGAAAGATAACAAAGGGCCAGCCCAAAAGTGAAAAAGATTGTGGGCGAGAATCAGGTGATTGCTCCACTTTAATAGATCAATCATATGAGTTGTTTACCTGTATTTTTGTGCAGAAATAATAGTGATTGATTATCCTTGACAGATTCAGATGTAGGTTTGCGCCTGACTGGAGGTAACACCAACTGCTCTGGGCGAGTGGAGATAATGTGCAAAAACAACTGGAGCACAGTGTGTGATGACTCTTGGGATATGGCCGATGCCAATGTTGTCTGCAGACAGCTGCATTGTGGCTCTGCTCTACTGGCCACAGCAGGGGACGCATTTGGACAGGGTGAAGGTGACATGTGGTTTGATGAGGTGAGGTGTACAGGAAGCGAATCCTTTCTCTCTGATTGTCCTTCCTTAACGTCTGCTCAACCTGACTGTGATCACAAGGAGGACGCCAGTGTGATTTGTTCCGGTAAGGGTAGTGCAAAATGGTGAGGGTTGGGGCCAGGAGATTTGCAGTTGGTGATTGTTTGCTGAATACGTCTCATGAATTTTTAAATGATGAAAAACAGATGACTTTCTAAATTAAAGTTCTATATTTTTTGCATAATAACCCATAGGTCCAGAATTGTCATCAGCTGCTTTTCCATCCACACCCGCAGGTTGGTCTTATGAATAATGAGTATTCCTGTCAAGGCTAATGTCCAGAATGATCTGATATAATTGGCATTTGCttgtttatataaaaaaaatctgaagttAATCTTAGTGTTTCAGAATGTTGGACCATTTAACAATACAAGGCATCATGTGTTCTAGTTGAATCTttctttaacatttcattaagaacATGAAGACAATATCACTTCCATCCCTCTTGTGATTGGTATAACAATCGGTATCCTATTGATCTGTGAGTTCATCGCACTAATTGTGGTAATGTGGAGGCAATCATCAAGGAAAGGTGAGGACAAATATTACCACTCACTTCACATTAAATCTcggatatttttattttttatttcaattCATGAATGATATTTGAGACTCTCTGACAGCCCTGCATTCATTGGCCATCCAAAATTACccttgagagagtggtgatgagatgacttcttgaaccgttgcagtccatgttgtaTAGGTACACCACCATACTTTTATGGAGGGAGTTtaaggatttgacccagcgaatGTGTAGGAACGGCGACAAATATCCAAATAACAATAGTGACAGGCTTGGAGGGTGACTTCCAGGAAGTGGTTTTGCTAtaaatctgcttcccttgtcaTTCTCCTTGGTTGTTTATGTGGTTTTGGAAGGTCTTACCTAAGTAGCCTTACTGGATTCTTCAAGTGCATCTTATAAacagtacacaatgctgccactgtaaGTGGATGATGAATGGAGTGATTggttgtggatatggtgccaaaaAAGCAGAAAGCTTTATTCTGGATGGCGGCAAACTTCTAGAATTTTGTTGTAGCTGCTCTCAaacaggcaagtgaagaatattcagGAACACTCCTGATTGTCCCTTGCAGACGATGAAAAGGATTCACCTCGTCTGGTGTTGAGTTCCTCAGAAGGGTTCCTTGTCTGttatctgcttttgtcaccaaaTCATTCATATCacaagcccagttcagtttctggtcaatggaaatgcccgggatgttgttagtgggggaatcagtgatggcaatgccactgaatgtcaaaggcTGACAGTTGGATTGCACCTTGTTGTAGATCGTCATTTCCTGGCACTAGTGAGGCACGAATTTTACTCGCCACTATGAATGTCAGGCCTGGATATGGTCCATGTCTGACAGCATGTGGGCATGACCTGCTGCAGTAGCTGAGGATTTGGGACCGGTAATAaacattgtgccatcatcagCGGAAATCCTCACTCATGACCTTCAGATGAAGacatggtcattgatgaaacaggtgAAGATCGTTGGTCCTAGCACGCTatgctgaggagctcctgcattAATGTCCAACTACTgaaagatgattgacctccaacaaccacaattccCTTGTTCTGTGCTCACTCTGACTTCAAGCAGTGAAGATTTTCCCCCTGAATCCTATTGgctccagtgttttttttttcaggtgCCTTCATGCCTCATACACTGGCGAGAATTCACTTTATTGCCCTTTTCCATTGAATGTCACTTGTCATGTTGGAAACTAATGTTAACCAATTTAATGAGAATTTTCGTTCAAAGTACTTGGTCAAACATTGAAATGTGTCATTTAAATTGAAGAGTCACTTGACTGTCCACATTCGCAGTCCTAATTATTCCACCGCTACTGCGTCTGAAGGTCAATCAATTGTTGTAGCAATAGATCTGAAGGTTATTTGAAGCATTTTAGACTTAGTGCCCAGTCATGATGTTTCCGTCATTCGAAGTCAATCCAATCAGTGTCCGTCCACTCCTTGCGTTTCCGTGCCCTGATGCCCATTCTCAATCTCCATAGCCAGAATCGATCCACAATTTTGAGATGTGAGACTTTGATGGGATTTTCGGCACCAATTTTTAAATATTGTGTACACTGACATAAGTAACTACTCTGATCTGAACAACCATCACACTCCTGTTCGATGCGCACAGCAAATTAATTTTAATGTTGATGCGATACATAAAAGAAACGTCAGCTCCTCACTCGTCTTTCCAACCTGATTCTCTCAGCAGAACTCAATCATTTTTCCCCTGCTTCTCTTCAGCTAAAATCACCTTGGGTCTCATGACAGAGTTTTCAGCTGAAATTGATTCCTCCCGGAAACGCCTTGTTTCGTCTTTTCCGACGTTAATTAAATTTCCCCTAGTCTGATGGAGTTGAACATGCTTCCATGTGgttatccacacacacacgcccacacagacacagccccatgtacataacgtctctctcactctgtctctcattttatctctctcacacacacatttggaTACGCATTCTCTCGTAAAATAAAACGTACTTAACAAAAGATCATTCAAGCCGCTCACTGACTTTTTGCATTTACATTCACCATCTGTTTTGTGTTATTATTTGCGAACATTTTAATATGCAGCAAAGTAAAATGCAACAAAATGTTAATCCCTCCGCATTGTCTCCATCAGGTTTTGCCACTGGCAGTTGGGGTTCACCAATTGATTTGTACCAAGCAATTTATGAAGAAATTGAAAATATACCACCTGTCAAGGATCCAGCTCTGACCCGTGGCTCAGGTTTGTAACTTCCATTGTAAAGCCAATACGCACTGGGGAACTCTATTTCCGTTTACCCCCGTTAAAAGTCAGGGCAATGAATGGGCCCAACAGGCATTCCACTCACTTTACTCATGTGAAAGTTTCCTATCTCCGTGTACTTTTGTTATGTGAGAAGAGTAATGAGCTTCTCAAATTTCCCAAAATTCTGTGTTACCTAAAGGGTGTTTTGCCATTTGGCGGAAAATAGCGAGCAGATCAGTGTTTCCAACTTCCCAAGGGACTGCTCACTGTCTCCATTAGGTATCTGACTGACAAAATTATGCAAAGAGAGGATTATTGAACAGAAAATGCAATCCACTCTCATCAACTATGATAGCCTACAGGGCCGCTGATCTCAGGGGCTGAGAATCATATTTGGGTAGCATTTATCCAACATTATGAATATCCAAAATGGAAAGAAAAACACATTCAAACTACTTTCAACTGAATCCACGGGAACATATTTCAATAACTAATAAGAATATGCTAAACACTAGGCCAAACCATTGGGAACAAGAGCACATGGCAAAAAAAGAAATAACGATAAATTAGGGAAGAATAACAATGATGGGAAGTATAGTGGTGGCATGCAGGATAAGGGAGAACGTGAAGAAAGATGAAAAATGTAGTTATGGTGATAATAATGACTAGTCAATGAAATGATCGTGGATTGTCTAGCAAATTAGTAGAATATTTAACGGTACAAAGTAAGGGTAGGTCAATATGGCATGACAGTATTCCaaaaaggaactgaaagaataagAGCAGCATTCATGAAATATCAGAAATATTAATCAACAACATTATTTTAGTATTCATCAGGGGTAAGAGGGCAAGACTTTGGAAAATTAGGTTAGGAGTGACAACAattcatttaaaatcaatttaaaaagaaagtaaaaaaaaaatcttaccaAAAAAGCATGGGTCAGAACAGTTTGCATCCATTAATTACGGAAAAAAAAATAAGATAGCAGAGGCACATTTACAGTGATCAAACAATTCATTTCAagcggtggtagtgccacaatcCTGGCAGATAACTAAAATTAAATGTGCAATTAAATATGGAGAAGAAAAATGTCCAGGGACAAAAGATCCGTTGCCTGAACGTTGGTGGGAGAAAAACCTATTAAATTGATACAAAGGAGGAAAAGGGTACAAATTAGCATCAAACAACCAAAATAGCAGCCAGCAAATACTCGATAATGGGAACTCTTACTTTAGGAACGTCAGCAAAATGTTCAAAAAGGTAACAGCATAGATAAGGTTAGCAGTGAGGACATACATTCTGTGGATTTGATAAATAATTTTTGGGACTGTGCACTTAATATACGGATGGATAAGACAAGTGCTTACATCTCAGCTCAATTTTGCTTCTGAGTCAATATCTTCCGGCATCCAGTTCCACTCCAGTACTTGCTCAGAAATATGAAGGAGACACTGTGGTGCAGAAATGAGCAGCCGATGCACTCTTGGCAGTGTTCTCTTTCAGAGTCATTGTTTAAGTGGTGACCAAAATATCTTCTCCTGGAGAATTTAGACATGCCCTTGGTATACTGACAAATATGTATATCTTGTGCAAAATCACAAAGTCAGATTATCTGCTAATTAGTAAATTGCTGTGGTTGCCCGTGGAAAGAATTTTTGTTTACAAATTGTCTGCCATGTTTCCCATATTTCAATAGCGACGATACATCACAAGTGTCCATTAGCTGCAAACAGCTTTGGACATATGGTGATCATGAAAAACACTGTTTGCTCTTATTCATTACATTTACATGGAGTCAAGTGACACCTTTAGGAATGAGTAGCCTGCTGCCTGCAAGACAAGAAACAGAGTGTGGTATACAAGGTAGTTatgtagggggaggaaagtggCAATGGGTATTTAAAACGCATCACTGCTGGGATTACTGTTGTTATAAATTAATCTGAATGATTTAGATTTTGGATGAAAACGATATATTTTTCTAAATTTATCTAGTGACCAATTTGTGGTGGCTCGGGGCAGtgaaagcattttaaaaacaacatTAATAAATTTCGACAAAGAACATACGATTGGCAAATGAATCTCTACATAATAATTATGGGGAATTTCAATCTAGTATAAAAAGTAAGAATTAATTTTCGATCTGTAACAATGAATCGGAATTAAATATTAAGATCGTGGAATGCAGGAGTTCAGGGaaacgaataaagaaaaaaaatcgaTGCAGAATGATCAGGTTGTAAAAAACCAAAACAAACACTAATTTATTTCTGGATATTTGTGCTTGAATAACAATATTATTCTTTTGAACCTCGATCGAATATTAGTTCGAGGGAATTTGCAGTATAATTTAGGGTTCTgatcagcatattattataagaTAAGATATATTGATGAGGCTCGCAGCACTTTACAAGAACGAAAAACGTGTTATGAGCAAAAGGAAtccaaaaatgctgaaaataaggATCATAAAATTCTTGGTCTCTTTTTGGTTCCATTGCCCATGAGTTCCTTTCTCCTCCGTCAAATGGTGCGGAATTAACGTCTCTGAAAATGAAAGGGAAGGGGAGTTTTGGGCAGGGGATTATTTATTTTAACCTCTAC
This genomic window contains:
- the LOC121293398 gene encoding antigen WC1.1-like gives rise to the protein MAAYIFSNYGESEVPVWVNDVQCGGNELHLRNCRAFAMNSSLNESVGVGVLCSEHKQLRLSDGGSPCAGRVEIYYNGTWGSVCDDSWDLTDADVVCKQLHCGKALDMTLPASWGPGSGPVWLEGLECSGEESYLWQCPSEYWGAHDCSHKEDVKIMCSEHKELRLVNGKHRCEGRIEVFYNGTWGTVCSETLDRQDAEVICKQLQCGPLASIEYSARTFGEGSGRIWLDEIECISHESTIWQCQTDPWGQHNCNHKEDAGVSCSGRKITKGQPKSEKDCGRESDSDVGLRLTGGNTNCSGRVEIMCKNNWSTVCDDSWDMADANVVCRQLHCGSALLATAGDAFGQGEGDMWFDEVRCTGSESFLSDCPSLTSAQPDCDHKEDASVICSGPELSSAAFPSTPAGWSYE